In Candidatus Contubernalis alkalaceticus, the following proteins share a genomic window:
- a CDS encoding FMN-binding protein: MLKRKLKLLSVFLVLALAAGWTILAIERLEGRNLTINNVDFNNLKEGTYFGEYDGGMLKMRAKKVMVTVTSGNVTDIQLLKPELTRQNKYHPSELFNRVINAQSLEVDVTSGATVTHKAFLKSLEIALSKAKNSD, encoded by the coding sequence ATGCTAAAAAGAAAACTAAAATTATTGTCGGTGTTTCTGGTTTTGGCGCTGGCAGCAGGATGGACGATATTAGCTATTGAACGGCTTGAGGGCAGAAATCTTACTATTAATAACGTGGATTTTAACAATCTTAAAGAGGGCACTTATTTTGGTGAATATGATGGTGGTATGCTCAAAATGAGAGCAAAAAAAGTGATGGTGACAGTGACTTCTGGAAATGTCACAGATATCCAGCTATTAAAGCCTGAACTAACTCGACAAAACAAGTATCATCCCAGTGAATTGTTCAACAGAGTCATCAATGCACAATCATTGGAGGTGGATGTAACCAGCGGTGCAACTGTCACTCATAAAGCATTTCTTAAGTCCTTGGAAATTGCTTTAAGCAAAGCGAAAAATAGTGATTAG
- a CDS encoding flavodoxin family protein: protein MKKVVAVIGSQSKNATYNAVQKMESNLMQYVDIEFEYIFLSEFHLEFCQGCKLCFEKGEQYCPLKDDRDKLLEKLDNSDGVIFATPVYGFQVTARMKNFIDRSSYIFHRPCFFSKTYIAVVTQGVFGGRGVLKYLEFVGKRLGFEVIKGSCVRTSEPITDYQQKWIEKEMKKSAERFYKGLIQSKLSTPSFFSLILFRLIRTCLQFEDSCSRDFSYYNEKGWFHSDYYYEAKLGLIKKSAGNLCDRIAYTIRKNW from the coding sequence ATGAAGAAAGTGGTTGCGGTAATTGGGAGTCAGAGCAAAAACGCTACTTATAACGCTGTCCAGAAAATGGAAAGCAACTTGATGCAATATGTAGATATAGAATTTGAGTATATTTTTTTAAGCGAGTTTCACCTAGAGTTTTGCCAAGGATGCAAGCTATGTTTTGAAAAAGGAGAACAATATTGTCCTTTAAAAGATGATAGAGATAAGTTGCTGGAGAAATTGGATAATTCTGATGGGGTTATTTTTGCTACTCCTGTTTATGGATTTCAGGTGACGGCTCGAATGAAAAATTTTATAGATAGATCTTCTTATATTTTTCATCGTCCATGTTTTTTTAGTAAAACTTATATAGCTGTCGTAACCCAAGGAGTTTTTGGTGGAAGGGGAGTTCTTAAATATTTGGAGTTCGTAGGGAAGAGATTAGGTTTTGAGGTAATTAAAGGCAGTTGTGTGCGAACATCAGAACCAATCACCGATTATCAGCAAAAATGGATCGAAAAAGAAATGAAAAAATCTGCTGAAAGGTTTTACAAAGGACTTATTCAGTCAAAATTAAGTACGCCATCATTTTTTAGTTTAATCCTTTTTAGATTAATAAGAACATGTTTACAATTTGAAGATAGTTGCTCGCGTGATTTTTCTTATTATAATGAAAAGGGATGGTTTCACTCTGACTATTATTATGAGGCTAAATTGGGCCTTATAAAAAAAAGTGCAGGGAACCTATGTGATAGGATAGCTTATACCATTAGGAAAAACTGGTGA
- a CDS encoding FMN-binding protein yields the protein MRKILLVVLVITLVAVLGFVTFLAVETWRENRSLSVGAVDFNNLNDGTYIGEYGGYAGNLRLRAKKLQVTINSGKITAIQLLEEDHPSEVSEGNMNELINSIITLQSLDVDTISGATVTSKTYLSAVEDALLKALIE from the coding sequence GTGCGAAAAATACTGTTAGTGGTACTAGTGATTACTCTTGTAGCAGTTTTAGGATTTGTAACATTTTTAGCCGTTGAAACCTGGCGTGAAAACAGAAGTCTCTCTGTGGGCGCTGTAGATTTTAATAATCTCAATGACGGTACTTATATTGGAGAGTATGGCGGCTATGCCGGAAATCTCAGATTAAGGGCCAAGAAACTACAGGTTACAATAAATTCAGGAAAGATCACTGCCATTCAATTATTGGAGGAAGACCATCCATCCGAAGTCTCTGAAGGGAATATGAATGAATTAATTAATTCCATAATTACGTTACAATCATTGGATGTGGATACCATCAGCGGAGCTACCGTTACCTCAAAAACTTACCTCAGTGCGGTTGAAGACGCTCTGCTCAAAGCACTAATTGAATAA
- a CDS encoding ABC transporter ATP-binding protein: MTVAIETINLGKNFGKVPAVKNLNLRVMKGELFGLLGPNGSGKTTTIKMLTGLLTPTAGEVKVLDGKYTPTNHEYRQKIGATFTGSLYERLTSRENLQFFSSLYQGKDIHSPDEVLQMVDLEDTGRKTVKHFSRGMRQRLELARALINKPQFLFLDEPTLGLDPLGARKLRQVIKNIVDSRVTVFLTTHYMEEADELCHRIGFLNQGQLVAVDSPQNLKKRYGRNEWNVVIEEEGQTRELFLPREKENHIVELLNCGKLRSLRLGEATLEDVYVRLTGKELAS, translated from the coding sequence ATGACGGTGGCAATCGAAACCATTAATTTAGGGAAAAATTTTGGTAAGGTGCCGGCAGTGAAAAATTTGAATCTTCGGGTTATGAAAGGTGAACTCTTTGGACTGCTGGGCCCAAACGGTTCGGGTAAAACTACCACAATTAAGATGCTGACCGGGCTGCTTACTCCTACCGCAGGAGAGGTAAAAGTGCTGGATGGGAAATATACTCCTACAAACCATGAGTACCGGCAAAAAATTGGGGCTACGTTTACCGGAAGTCTGTATGAAAGACTAACTTCCAGGGAAAATTTGCAATTTTTTAGTTCTCTTTACCAGGGGAAAGACATACACAGCCCCGACGAAGTTCTGCAAATGGTTGACCTGGAAGACACCGGTAGAAAAACGGTAAAACATTTTTCCCGGGGGATGCGTCAGCGGCTGGAACTGGCCCGTGCCCTTATTAACAAGCCTCAGTTTCTTTTTTTAGATGAACCGACACTGGGGCTGGATCCACTGGGAGCCCGCAAGCTGCGTCAGGTAATAAAAAATATTGTTGACAGCAGGGTAACCGTTTTTCTTACTACCCACTACATGGAGGAGGCAGATGAATTATGCCACCGAATTGGTTTTTTAAATCAGGGACAGCTGGTGGCAGTGGATTCGCCGCAAAATTTAAAAAAGCGTTACGGGCGTAATGAATGGAACGTGGTTATAGAAGAGGAAGGACAAACCCGGGAGCTTTTTTTGCCCAGGGAAAAAGAAAATCACATCGTTGAACTATTGAACTGTGGAAAGCTCCGCTCCCTGCGTTTAGGTGAAGCTACCCTGGAGGATGTATATGTCAGGCTTACCGGAAAGGAGCTGGCTTCATAA
- a CDS encoding DUF6431 domain-containing protein, translated as MKTLKPVFFVRSLEPFCCPCCRGEKATVIGSRNRKIIETSEGNPQTKTIRIRRLKCESCSRIHHELPGSVIPYKRHAVKSVEAVLEGNISLVIVENSTIRRWVSWFDGLTCHLLGVLNTMTKDNTVEKTPFPGTRLQRLRQYVGETTGWLSRVVHQAVKQNLWVQTRSAFSAG; from the coding sequence TTGAAAACCCTGAAACCAGTGTTTTTTGTTAGGAGTCTGGAGCCATTTTGTTGTCCCTGTTGTCGTGGCGAGAAAGCCACTGTCATTGGAAGCCGCAACAGGAAAATCATTGAAACCAGTGAAGGCAACCCTCAGACTAAGACCATCCGCATCAGACGGTTGAAATGTGAATCCTGCAGCAGGATCCATCACGAACTTCCCGGCAGTGTGATCCCCTACAAACGCCATGCAGTCAAAAGTGTTGAAGCCGTTCTGGAAGGAAACATCTCACTGGTCATTGTGGAAAATTCCACCATTAGACGCTGGGTTTCCTGGTTTGACGGTCTCACCTGCCACCTGCTGGGTGTGTTGAACACCATGACAAAAGACAATACAGTGGAAAAAACTCCCTTTCCCGGAACCCGACTCCAACGGCTCCGGCAGTACGTAGGCGAGACAACTGGATGGCTAAGCCGCGTTGTCCACCAGGCAGTGAAACAAAATCTTTGGGTACAGACCCGTTCGGCCTTTTCTGCCGGGTAA
- a CDS encoding recombinase zinc beta ribbon domain-containing protein, giving the protein MDGAIQRVHWNNRGCRSIVWRCVSRLEEKGSDCPSPTINEEALKVAVVKAINDVLAEKDIFLAVLIENIATVLNEECDKATKDIDEKLDELQKNY; this is encoded by the coding sequence ATAGATGGAGCCATCCAAAGGGTTCATTGGAACAATCGAGGATGCAGGTCCATTGTCTGGCGATGCGTCAGCCGCCTTGAAGAAAAAGGTTCCGACTGCCCCTCCCCAACCATCAATGAAGAGGCTTTAAAGGTAGCAGTTGTAAAAGCAATAAATGATGTGCTGGCCGAAAAAGACATTTTCCTTGCAGTCTTAATCGAAAATATTGCCACCGTTTTAAATGAAGAATGCGACAAAGCCACAAAAGACATTGATGAAAAACTGGACGAGCTTCAAAAGAATTATTAA
- a CDS encoding helix-turn-helix transcriptional regulator: MKNRLEEIRKQRGIKQEELAAALEVSRQTIGSLENGRYNPSIILAFKLARFFEMRIEEIFIFEEEQSNDK; the protein is encoded by the coding sequence ATGAAGAATCGGTTGGAAGAAATTCGAAAGCAGAGAGGTATAAAACAGGAAGAACTGGCCGCTGCTTTGGAAGTATCAAGACAAACGATAGGATCCCTGGAAAATGGGCGATATAATCCGTCTATTATCCTTGCCTTCAAGCTTGCCCGATTCTTCGAAATGCGCATCGAAGAGATTTTTATTTTTGAGGAGGAGCAAAGCAATGATAAATAA
- a CDS encoding DUF6483 family protein, with translation MFNNDYIMREIENLSKAAVRFFKKDIITIEIFDEQENISDSGFLYYRLKKLIQDRKINEAEDLLFEEVERNRSKEHLKVAIAFFKDLNELTDETLLNCDYSRNEIYEGIQAVQKYYRTPK, from the coding sequence ATGTTTAACAATGACTATATAATGCGAGAAATAGAAAACCTGTCGAAGGCAGCAGTCAGATTTTTTAAAAAAGATATTATTACGATTGAGATATTTGATGAACAAGAAAACATTTCAGACAGCGGCTTTTTATATTACAGATTGAAAAAATTAATTCAGGATAGAAAGATTAATGAAGCAGAGGACCTTCTTTTTGAAGAGGTTGAACGCAATAGAAGCAAAGAGCACTTAAAAGTTGCCATTGCATTTTTTAAGGATTTAAACGAATTGACTGATGAAACATTGCTTAACTGTGACTATTCACGGAATGAAATTTATGAAGGAATTCAAGCTGTTCAAAAGTACTACAGAACTCCGAAATAA
- a CDS encoding GntR family transcriptional regulator, whose translation MNILISTLSQTPIYEQIRGQFKEMVLTGKLKSGEQLPSIRLLSKDLKVGVVTVKRAYEELEKEGIVINLQGRGCFVAEIDAAKIKKIHLNILSERLHEIKDFSSTAGISREEVISVLNKVYRGGNDDR comes from the coding sequence ATGAATATTCTTATTTCTACCCTGTCTCAAACGCCCATATATGAACAAATACGGGGACAATTCAAGGAAATGGTTCTTACGGGGAAGTTGAAATCCGGGGAACAGCTCCCTTCTATACGACTGTTGTCCAAGGACTTAAAAGTTGGAGTTGTGACCGTAAAACGGGCTTATGAGGAACTGGAAAAGGAAGGCATAGTCATTAACCTGCAGGGCCGAGGCTGCTTTGTGGCTGAGATTGATGCTGCAAAAATAAAGAAAATACACCTAAATATTTTGTCAGAAAGGCTGCATGAAATCAAAGATTTTTCTTCGACGGCAGGCATTTCCCGGGAAGAAGTAATTAGTGTTTTAAATAAAGTCTATCGAGGTGGCAACGATGACCGCTAA
- a CDS encoding ABC transporter permease produces MYHALIIFLKDVKDMVRNMSFIFIIMMPLIIGGGYTYLLPDGLISVGYLGEAPVFLAEMAETEEIYLREYTRENELKEALGRNIQIGVILPQGYQEALEEGNPKKITILENTENHPLANMILFMYLSAAGEQVMPDVEVERIVKDDETPPRGMHTQISVISVVMGLVMIGTLLVPSLIVEEKEKGTLRAMVTAGISFPVIITSKAITGFLLCSIVGLLTALVSSLNISSPGVFFTFLILGAILTTLTGLIVGGLTEDLMTLNEISSMVMIFLLVPVLLQNVALHPIIEKIMMVIPTNWIIDAFYLSLLPAVDWGRLYLPLFILTAANCILFFAAVITLRRASERVA; encoded by the coding sequence ATGTACCATGCACTTATCATTTTCTTAAAAGACGTAAAGGATATGGTTCGCAATATGTCATTTATTTTTATTATTATGATGCCGCTGATAATTGGCGGAGGGTATACCTACCTGCTTCCCGACGGCCTGATCAGTGTAGGTTACCTGGGAGAAGCACCGGTATTCCTGGCAGAGATGGCCGAAACTGAGGAAATATACCTGAGGGAATACACCAGAGAAAATGAACTGAAAGAAGCATTGGGACGAAATATCCAGATAGGAGTGATTCTCCCCCAGGGATACCAGGAGGCCCTGGAAGAGGGAAACCCGAAAAAAATAACGATTTTGGAAAACACGGAGAATCACCCGCTGGCAAATATGATTTTGTTTATGTACCTTAGCGCTGCAGGAGAACAGGTTATGCCAGATGTAGAGGTAGAGCGTATCGTGAAAGATGACGAAACACCCCCTAGGGGTATGCATACCCAGATCTCAGTAATAAGTGTGGTTATGGGATTAGTAATGATTGGTACTCTGCTGGTACCCTCCTTGATTGTTGAGGAAAAAGAAAAAGGAACCCTGAGAGCGATGGTGACCGCAGGGATCAGTTTTCCTGTGATTATTACCAGCAAAGCCATTACCGGATTTTTATTGTGCAGCATAGTAGGCCTGCTAACCGCTTTGGTTAGCAGCTTGAATATAAGCTCTCCGGGTGTCTTTTTCACTTTTCTAATTTTGGGGGCAATACTTACTACTTTAACAGGTCTAATAGTAGGTGGATTGACGGAAGACCTGATGACCCTGAATGAAATATCATCCATGGTGATGATTTTTTTACTGGTTCCCGTTCTTCTTCAAAATGTTGCCCTTCATCCCATTATAGAAAAAATCATGATGGTAATTCCCACTAATTGGATAATAGATGCTTTCTACCTATCCCTTTTACCAGCAGTTGATTGGGGCAGGCTGTATTTACCTCTGTTTATTTTAACCGCTGCCAATTGTATACTGTTTTTTGCAGCGGTAATTACACTTCGGAGAGCAAGCGAGCGGGTGGCATAG
- a CDS encoding TetR/AcrR family transcriptional regulator: MLDKRQEIFKSARELFYIKGFKEIGVADIAKLAGIGVGTFYNYYDSKEQIFFEVLMKENEKQKKSLLESFNLNEDDPLALVTKLVTQNLNAMNTNKILREWNNKELVSKLEQHFHEQDGIESIGELFQSTASELIKKWKAEDKIRIDLDDELILALLNSVHYIDVHKGDIGVHHFPQIIYYLVEFIMKGLTDCHKE, encoded by the coding sequence ATGTTAGACAAACGACAAGAGATATTTAAAAGTGCGAGGGAATTATTCTATATAAAAGGCTTTAAAGAAATTGGTGTTGCAGACATTGCAAAGCTAGCTGGAATAGGTGTAGGTACATTTTATAACTACTACGACTCAAAAGAGCAGATTTTCTTTGAAGTCCTTATGAAAGAAAATGAAAAGCAAAAAAAGAGCTTGCTGGAATCTTTTAACCTCAATGAAGATGATCCATTAGCGCTAGTTACAAAATTAGTGACACAGAATCTTAACGCAATGAACACAAATAAGATTCTAAGGGAATGGAATAACAAGGAACTGGTCAGTAAATTGGAGCAACATTTCCATGAACAAGACGGTATAGAAAGCATAGGAGAGTTGTTCCAGAGCACTGCATCAGAACTGATAAAAAAATGGAAAGCTGAAGATAAAATCAGAATTGACCTGGATGATGAGCTTATATTAGCTTTATTGAACTCTGTACATTATATCGACGTTCATAAGGGAGATATTGGAGTTCACCACTTTCCGCAGATTATATATTACTTAGTAGAGTTCATAATGAAAGGGTTAACTGACTGTCATAAGGAATAG
- a CDS encoding rhomboid family intramembrane serine protease: MNNKMVEKYKEIIRDGQGTLVIIFINLIVFIALNIIPSLGAKLLLNHEISLILEKPWTLVTVFFSHQVLIHIILNMGLFLYFGSRLEKITNAKTVVMVYLIAGLMGSLAFPFNGLIIERTGLIAGASAAVMGVVSAFAVMRPSTVILKSKAMWWVLALIVFSVFSAILIPQALDSGVAHLTGIFVGLISGYYIKNKENIKSK, encoded by the coding sequence ATGAATAACAAGATGGTCGAGAAGTACAAAGAAATAATCCGTGATGGACAAGGGACGTTAGTTATTATATTTATAAATTTAATTGTATTTATCGCTTTAAATATAATTCCTAGCCTTGGAGCGAAATTATTGTTGAATCATGAGATATCTTTGATACTAGAAAAACCTTGGACATTAGTTACTGTATTTTTCTCACATCAAGTGCTTATTCACATAATTTTAAATATGGGTTTATTTTTATATTTTGGTTCAAGATTAGAAAAGATTACAAACGCAAAAACAGTAGTAATGGTCTATTTGATAGCAGGGCTGATGGGTAGTCTGGCATTTCCATTTAACGGATTAATAATTGAGCGAACAGGGCTTATTGCGGGGGCTTCTGCAGCCGTTATGGGAGTAGTTTCTGCATTCGCAGTTATGCGCCCTAGTACAGTAATACTAAAATCGAAGGCTATGTGGTGGGTATTAGCTTTGATTGTCTTTAGTGTATTTTCTGCAATTTTAATTCCTCAAGCATTAGATAGTGGTGTTGCTCATCTTACAGGAATTTTTGTGGGACTAATTTCTGGATATTATATTAAAAACAAAGAAAATATAAAGTCTAAATGA